In Sinorhizobium sojae CCBAU 05684, a single window of DNA contains:
- a CDS encoding class I SAM-dependent methyltransferase yields MTNGTVRFYNDNADDYAARERGPNSRLFPFLQRCKAAGKVLELGTGGGVDAAAIIKGGFDLDATDGSSELAAIATRRLGRPVRTMLFDELDAIDAYDGIYACASLTHVPRPNLQGVIEKLYRALTHGGAAWASFKTGVHEGTDALGRYYNYLSADELIAVWREAAPWRNVETESWLGGAYDSRATSWVAITAIR; encoded by the coding sequence ATGACCAACGGAACAGTAAGATTCTACAACGACAATGCAGATGATTACGCTGCCCGTGAGCGTGGACCGAATTCTAGACTGTTTCCCTTTCTGCAACGCTGCAAGGCAGCGGGCAAAGTGCTGGAATTAGGAACTGGCGGAGGCGTTGATGCCGCCGCGATTATCAAAGGCGGCTTCGACTTGGATGCCACCGATGGCTCTTCGGAACTCGCGGCAATAGCCACGCGCCGACTAGGTCGGCCAGTCAGAACGATGCTCTTTGACGAGCTTGATGCCATTGACGCTTATGACGGTATCTACGCCTGCGCATCTCTGACCCATGTCCCTAGACCCAATCTCCAGGGAGTAATCGAGAAACTCTACCGAGCTTTGACACATGGCGGAGCCGCTTGGGCCAGCTTCAAAACCGGAGTCCATGAAGGCACAGATGCTCTCGGCCGTTACTACAACTATCTTTCCGCAGACGAATTGATCGCAGTCTGGCGCGAAGCCGCACCATGGCGCAATGTCGAGACGGAGTCCTGGTTGGGAGGAGCTTACGACAGCAGGGCAACCTCGTGGGTAGCTATCACTGCAATCCGGTAG
- the tnpC gene encoding IS66 family transposase, with protein MTDAADLLPDDLASAHAMILAERAARREAEALAARAQAVNSHSDALIARLRLEIEKLKRDIHGSRSERKTRLLEQMELQLEEMEADAGEDELAAELAARSSTVRAFERKRPSRKPFPEHLPRERVVIAAPANCPCCGSAKLAKLGEDITETLEVIPRQWKVIQTVREKFSCRECEKITQPPAPFHVTPRGFAGPNPLAMILFEKFGQHQPLNRQSERYAREGIDLSLSTLADQVGACAAALKPLHGLIEAHVLAAERLHGDDTTVPILAKGKTDTGRIWTYVRDDRPFGGQSPPAALYYASRDRRQEHPERHLKCFTGILQVDAYGGYNPLFKVDRDPVPLTQALCWAHSRRKFFALADIASNAKRGKNAAAISPVALEAVKRIDALFDIDRDINGLFASERLQRRQRDSRPLVDELEAWLRSERTKLSRSSPVTEPIDYMLKRWDGFTAFLSDGRVCLTNNAAERALRGFALGRKSWLFAGSDRGADRAAFMATLIMTAKLNDIDPQAWLAELLAHIASGPSARTGSSSSSGMAAACAWCPNVSRMASSTGPECRTVRCA; from the coding sequence ATGACCGATGCGGCCGATCTGCTTCCCGACGACCTTGCCAGCGCGCATGCGATGATCCTCGCCGAGCGCGCGGCCCGTCGTGAAGCGGAAGCACTTGCCGCCCGCGCCCAGGCGGTAAACTCGCACTCGGATGCGCTGATCGCCCGGCTGAGGCTGGAGATCGAGAAGCTGAAGCGCGACATCCATGGCAGCCGCTCGGAGCGCAAAACCCGGCTTCTCGAACAGATGGAATTGCAGCTCGAGGAGATGGAGGCCGACGCCGGCGAAGACGAACTGGCGGCGGAGCTAGCGGCACGCTCCTCAACGGTCAGGGCCTTCGAGCGCAAGCGTCCATCGCGCAAGCCTTTCCCAGAGCATCTGCCGCGCGAACGCGTCGTTATTGCCGCACCAGCCAACTGCCCGTGCTGCGGCTCGGCCAAGCTGGCAAAGCTGGGCGAGGACATCACCGAGACGCTGGAGGTGATACCGCGGCAGTGGAAGGTGATCCAGACCGTGCGCGAGAAGTTCTCCTGCCGCGAATGCGAGAAGATCACCCAGCCGCCCGCGCCCTTCCATGTGACGCCGCGCGGCTTTGCCGGGCCGAATCCCTTGGCGATGATCCTGTTCGAGAAGTTCGGTCAGCACCAGCCGCTGAACCGGCAAAGCGAACGCTATGCCCGCGAGGGCATCGATCTCAGCCTGTCGACGCTTGCCGACCAGGTCGGGGCCTGCGCCGCGGCGCTGAAGCCGCTGCATGGGCTGATCGAGGCGCATGTGCTTGCTGCCGAGCGTCTGCATGGCGACGACACCACCGTGCCGATCCTGGCGAAGGGCAAGACCGATACGGGTCGCATCTGGACCTATGTCAGGGATGACCGGCCGTTCGGCGGGCAATCGCCGCCGGCGGCGCTCTATTATGCCTCGCGCGATCGGCGGCAGGAGCATCCCGAGCGGCATCTCAAGTGCTTCACCGGCATTCTGCAGGTGGACGCCTATGGCGGCTACAATCCGCTGTTCAAGGTGGATCGCGATCCCGTTCCGCTGACGCAGGCGCTGTGTTGGGCACATTCACGGCGCAAGTTCTTCGCGCTCGCCGACATCGCCAGCAACGCCAAACGCGGCAAGAATGCTGCCGCGATCTCGCCGGTCGCGCTGGAGGCGGTTAAGCGCATCGACGCTCTCTTCGACATCGACCGCGACATTAACGGTCTCTTCGCCAGCGAGCGCCTGCAACGACGTCAGAGGGACAGCCGTCCGCTCGTTGATGAGCTTGAGGCCTGGCTTCGATCTGAGCGAACAAAGCTGTCGCGCAGTTCACCAGTCACCGAGCCGATCGATTACATGCTGAAGCGCTGGGACGGGTTTACGGCCTTCCTTAGTGACGGCCGGGTCTGCCTGACGAATAATGCCGCCGAACGGGCGCTACGGGGCTTCGCCCTCGGCAGAAAGTCGTGGCTCTTTGCCGGCTCTGATCGTGGTGCCGATCGCGCCGCCTTCATGGCGACACTGATCATGACCGCCAAGCTTAACGACATCGATCCGCAGGCATGGCTTGCCGAACTTCTCGCTCACATCGCATCCGGGCCAAGCGCGCGGACCGGATCAAGCTCGTCTTCTGGGATGGCAGCGGCGTGTGCCTGGTGTCCAAACGTCTCGAGGATGGCGAGTTCCACTGGCCCCGAATGCAGGACGGTGCGATGCGCCTGA
- a CDS encoding FkbM family methyltransferase produces the protein MFGDLIDPEYAFLRRISRPDWIVADVGAAIGQFTLFAATLPCAIVHSFEPSVANVVALRKNVARNGVGDRASIHKLAFSSAEGESNFETKASTWTSGLSRTGSEIVSVRTIADEFRRLGLSHVSVLKINVAGFEPSVLEGAESFLSKGAADILILLLGLASLPWYAKLAAYGYRFFYFHPGENALYEVTSFDESSILEHRPWPARHIIAVYQAAMDACIGTTISLRKL, from the coding sequence ATGTTTGGAGATCTTATCGACCCAGAGTACGCGTTTCTCCGCCGTATTTCACGTCCAGATTGGATTGTCGCAGATGTGGGGGCTGCGATCGGGCAGTTCACATTGTTTGCTGCAACTCTACCTTGCGCAATCGTACATTCTTTTGAACCTAGCGTCGCCAACGTTGTGGCGCTCCGGAAGAATGTCGCACGTAACGGCGTAGGAGACAGGGCGAGTATACATAAACTGGCTTTCTCCAGCGCTGAGGGTGAATCAAACTTCGAGACTAAAGCGAGTACCTGGACGAGTGGACTTAGCCGCACGGGAAGCGAAATCGTCTCCGTTCGGACCATAGCCGACGAATTCCGACGACTGGGACTAAGTCATGTTTCGGTTCTCAAAATCAACGTTGCGGGTTTCGAGCCCAGCGTGCTGGAAGGGGCCGAATCGTTTCTTTCTAAAGGCGCCGCAGACATATTGATTCTATTGTTGGGGCTGGCTTCGCTTCCTTGGTACGCCAAACTTGCAGCATACGGTTACCGCTTCTTCTATTTTCACCCTGGTGAGAACGCGCTTTATGAAGTCACCTCTTTTGATGAATCGTCCATCTTAGAGCATCGGCCTTGGCCGGCGCGCCACATCATTGCAGTTTACCAGGCTGCGATGGACGCGTGTATAGGCACGACCATATCACTTCGCAAACTTTAG
- the tnpB gene encoding IS66 family insertion sequence element accessory protein TnpB: MCLVSKRLEDGEFHWPRMQDGAMRLTAAQFSALFEGLDWKRVYAPVEARVPEKAG; encoded by the coding sequence GTGTGCCTGGTGTCCAAACGTCTCGAGGATGGCGAGTTCCACTGGCCCCGAATGCAGGACGGTGCGATGCGCCTGACGGCCGCCCAGTTCTCTGCATTGTTCGAGGGGCTGGATTGGAAGCGCGTTTATGCGCCAGTCGAGGCGCGCGTTCCGGAGAAGGCGGGATAA
- the istA gene encoding IS21 family transposase translates to MPGRHITDHQMRLFMKLRQEHRVEVAAAKASLSRATAYRIEKNAQLPSQVKKPRGRRRPDPLADIFDAEVVPLLKAAPGIRPVAVFDEMLRRHPELSEGVRRTMERRIRAWRAINGDEQEVIFRQVHEPGRLGLSDFTNMNELGITIAGQPLDHLLYHFRLAYSGFEHAHVVLGGESFVALAEGLQNALWFLGGAPLYHRSDSLSAAFRNLDADAKEDQTRRYAELCAHYRMTPTRNNKGIAHENGAIESPHGHLKNAIRDALLLRGTRDFDDLDGYRGFIDEIVSRRNARYGKRIDAERAALQPLPGTRTSDFEEVVVRVSRSGGFTLRKVFYTVPSRLIGHRLRVRLYDERLDLFIGGTHLMTLQRGRAHASGKHDQVVDYRHVIHSLRKKPMALLQLVYRDKLFPRQEYRRAFETLLDRLSDKQACKITVELLALAHDRGCERELAERLAKTLDAGELPDIIALRTFFAPDPAQLPTVNVRLASLQGYEALIDARHLEDAA, encoded by the coding sequence GTGCCAGGTCGTCACATAACCGATCATCAGATGAGGCTTTTCATGAAGTTACGACAAGAGCACAGGGTTGAGGTCGCCGCCGCGAAGGCGTCGCTCAGCAGAGCAACGGCCTATCGCATCGAGAAGAACGCGCAACTGCCATCACAAGTGAAGAAGCCGCGCGGCCGTCGGCGTCCCGATCCACTCGCCGACATCTTCGATGCCGAGGTCGTGCCGCTGCTGAAGGCGGCACCTGGCATTCGTCCGGTCGCCGTCTTCGATGAGATGTTGCGCCGCCATCCTGAGCTCAGCGAAGGCGTTCGCCGGACAATGGAACGGCGGATCCGTGCCTGGCGGGCCATCAATGGCGACGAGCAGGAAGTCATCTTTCGCCAGGTTCATGAGCCCGGCCGACTGGGGCTTTCCGACTTCACCAACATGAACGAACTGGGGATCACGATCGCAGGCCAGCCGCTCGATCACCTGCTTTATCACTTCCGGCTCGCCTATTCCGGCTTCGAACACGCCCACGTCGTCCTCGGTGGCGAAAGCTTCGTGGCGCTGGCCGAAGGGCTGCAGAACGCTCTCTGGTTCCTCGGCGGCGCGCCGCTTTACCATCGCAGCGACAGCCTGTCGGCGGCCTTCCGCAATCTCGATGCCGATGCCAAGGAGGACCAGACGCGGCGCTACGCAGAGCTTTGCGCGCACTACCGAATGACGCCGACCCGCAACAACAAGGGCATTGCCCACGAGAACGGTGCGATTGAGAGCCCGCATGGCCACCTCAAGAATGCGATCCGCGATGCCCTGCTGCTGCGCGGCACCCGTGACTTCGACGATCTCGATGGCTATCGCGGCTTCATCGATGAGATCGTCAGCCGGCGTAATGCCCGCTATGGCAAGCGCATCGACGCCGAGCGGGCGGCGCTGCAGCCGTTGCCGGGAACGCGCACCAGCGATTTTGAGGAGGTTGTCGTGCGGGTCTCGCGCAGCGGCGGCTTCACCTTGCGCAAGGTCTTTTACACCGTGCCATCACGGCTCATCGGGCACCGGCTGCGCGTGCGCCTTTACGACGAGCGTCTTGACCTCTTTATCGGCGGCACGCATCTGATGACCCTCCAAAGAGGGCGTGCACATGCCAGCGGCAAGCACGACCAGGTGGTCGATTATCGGCATGTCATCCATTCGCTGCGCAAAAAGCCGATGGCGCTCCTTCAGCTTGTCTATCGCGACAAGCTGTTTCCGCGGCAGGAATACCGAAGGGCCTTCGAGACCCTGCTCGACCGGCTTTCCGACAAGCAGGCCTGCAAGATCACCGTCGAGCTCCTGGCCTTGGCCCACGATCGGGGCTGCGAGCGGGAACTGGCAGAGCGGCTCGCTAAAACACTCGATGCGGGCGAACTGCCGGACATCATCGCGCTGAGGACTTTCTTCGCGCCCGATCCGGCACAGTTGCCCACCGTCAACGTTCGTCTCGCCTCCCTCCAGGGCTATGAGGCCCTGATCGACGCGCGTCATCTGGAGGACGCCGCATGA
- the tnpA gene encoding IS66-like element accessory protein TnpA: MTKHQIEVITSVERRRRWSREEKERLVAATFEPGARVSEIARSASIHVSQLFRWRKELCQISAPSVPQLVPVEVVEALPAPAIPPEPPPVSRPRKKARMVMIELGGRRRLRVESDIDTEDLTRILDVLERR; this comes from the coding sequence ATGACGAAGCATCAGATTGAGGTGATCACGTCGGTCGAGCGTCGTCGGCGCTGGTCTCGCGAGGAGAAGGAACGGCTCGTCGCCGCAACATTCGAGCCGGGAGCCCGCGTTTCCGAGATCGCGCGATCGGCCAGCATCCATGTGAGCCAGCTTTTCCGCTGGCGCAAGGAACTCTGCCAGATTTCCGCGCCGTCCGTCCCGCAACTCGTTCCGGTGGAGGTCGTCGAAGCGCTGCCAGCGCCGGCGATCCCGCCCGAGCCGCCGCCGGTCTCCCGGCCGCGCAAGAAGGCACGCATGGTGATGATCGAGCTTGGCGGCCGCCGTCGTCTCCGGGTCGAGAGCGACATCGACACTGAAGACTTGACCCGCATTCTTGATGTGCTGGAGCGGCGATGA
- the istB gene encoding IS21-like element helper ATPase IstB, which produces MRNAPAIDAATLSTLLNELRLPAIKVLWPDFAERADKEGWPAARFLSVIAEHELAERDRRRIERHLAEARLPPGKTLDSFAFDAVPMVSKAQVMAIAAGDSWLAKGANILLFGPPGGGKSHLAAAIGLALIENGWRVLFMRTTELVQKLQVARRELQLESAIAKLDKFDLLILDDLAYVTKDQAETSVLFELISARYERRSIMITANQPFGEWNRVFPDPAMTLAAVDRLVHHATIFEMNVESYRRRSAMEAKRQRGRPASFATIRNAAEIDAARQSETNEALASDNHDDTVADNRDTRISSRLSR; this is translated from the coding sequence ATGAGAAACGCCCCTGCCATCGACGCCGCCACGCTCAGCACGCTGCTCAATGAACTCCGCCTGCCGGCCATCAAGGTCCTTTGGCCGGACTTTGCCGAACGGGCCGACAAGGAAGGCTGGCCAGCGGCCCGGTTCCTGTCGGTGATCGCCGAACACGAACTGGCCGAACGCGATCGCCGCCGCATCGAACGCCATCTCGCCGAGGCCCGATTGCCACCGGGAAAGACGCTCGACAGCTTTGCTTTCGACGCCGTGCCGATGGTCTCCAAGGCACAGGTCATGGCGATCGCCGCCGGCGATAGCTGGCTCGCCAAGGGAGCGAACATCCTCTTGTTCGGCCCGCCCGGTGGCGGCAAGAGCCATCTCGCCGCCGCAATCGGCCTCGCGCTCATCGAGAACGGTTGGCGGGTGCTGTTCATGCGTACGACCGAGCTCGTTCAGAAGCTGCAGGTGGCACGTCGTGAACTCCAGCTCGAATCCGCCATCGCCAAGCTCGACAAGTTCGATCTGCTCATCCTCGACGATCTCGCCTATGTGACCAAGGACCAGGCGGAAACGAGCGTGCTCTTCGAGCTCATCTCCGCGCGCTACGAGCGGCGATCGATCATGATCACCGCCAACCAGCCCTTCGGCGAATGGAACAGGGTCTTCCCCGATCCCGCCATGACACTCGCCGCCGTCGATCGTCTCGTCCACCACGCGACCATCTTTGAGATGAATGTCGAAAGCTACCGGCGTCGATCCGCGATGGAAGCCAAACGCCAGCGCGGCAGGCCGGCTTCCTTCGCGACAATCAGAAACGCCGCCGAGATCGACGCTGCGCGACAATCAGAAACCAACGAAGCCCTTGCCAGCGACAATCACGATGATACCGTCGCCGACAACCGCGACACCAGAATCTCATCCAGATTGTCGCGCTGA
- a CDS encoding glycosyltransferase family 4 protein yields the protein MEVARILLVAPTCNGEDVGEAWVASQWAQQLGKRHDVTLLTYHKRGATPAAAQLTGIDVVEWSEPPLLGRAERLNSILKPAYVPFYFRARHWIRKALASGERFDLVHQPVPVAMRYPSPAAKLGLPLVIGPVGGGLLSPPGFAAHEASAPWFMGLRRLDRYRLRWDPVLRGTFQNADCVLGIAEYVREQLAGIPLRRFEIMSETGLDEVPLPVDRSGRSGRIKLLYVGRLVRTKGARDIIRAMALVPDIDIDLDVVGEGPERSECEALIATLGLSERVALHGWRAKDELPEFYRRADIFVFPSYREAGGNVALEAMGFSLPLIVVDRGGPGSAASNLCAIKLPVTTPDALAVDIAGAIRRLATNSQLRRQMGAAAHEHVKQTALWSAKLERMDSIYMDLIGAAQRNALGGTSAQHATPRGAPGPT from the coding sequence ATGGAAGTGGCTAGAATCCTGCTTGTGGCTCCGACCTGTAATGGCGAGGATGTCGGCGAGGCTTGGGTCGCCTCTCAATGGGCCCAACAGCTCGGCAAGCGCCACGACGTCACCCTGCTGACGTACCACAAGAGGGGCGCAACCCCCGCGGCTGCGCAGTTGACTGGCATTGACGTCGTTGAATGGAGCGAGCCGCCACTGCTTGGGCGGGCAGAGCGGCTGAATAGCATTCTGAAGCCAGCCTATGTACCGTTCTACTTTCGCGCTCGGCATTGGATCCGCAAGGCTCTTGCCAGCGGCGAGCGCTTCGATCTGGTGCATCAGCCGGTGCCGGTGGCTATGCGTTATCCCTCGCCGGCAGCTAAGCTAGGTTTGCCGCTCGTTATTGGTCCGGTTGGAGGTGGGCTGCTGTCTCCGCCGGGTTTTGCTGCCCACGAGGCTTCCGCACCGTGGTTTATGGGTCTGCGTCGGCTGGACCGTTATCGCCTGCGCTGGGACCCCGTGCTGCGTGGTACATTCCAGAATGCGGACTGCGTGCTTGGTATCGCCGAATATGTGAGGGAACAGCTTGCCGGCATTCCCCTGCGGCGCTTCGAGATCATGAGTGAAACGGGCCTTGATGAAGTTCCTCTGCCGGTCGACCGTTCGGGGCGTTCGGGACGAATAAAACTGCTTTACGTCGGGCGTCTCGTGCGGACGAAGGGTGCGCGAGATATCATCCGCGCCATGGCCCTCGTCCCGGATATCGACATTGATCTCGATGTCGTGGGCGAGGGGCCCGAGCGGAGTGAATGCGAGGCTCTGATTGCGACCCTTGGCCTAAGCGAGCGAGTTGCGCTGCACGGATGGCGAGCGAAGGATGAATTGCCCGAGTTCTACCGGAGAGCCGACATATTCGTCTTCCCCAGCTATCGCGAAGCAGGCGGGAACGTCGCATTGGAAGCCATGGGCTTCTCGCTGCCTCTTATCGTGGTCGATCGAGGCGGGCCCGGAAGCGCCGCTTCGAACCTCTGTGCGATCAAGCTTCCCGTCACCACCCCTGATGCGCTTGCGGTCGATATCGCCGGGGCAATTCGCAGGCTTGCTACCAATTCGCAGCTGCGGCGCCAGATGGGAGCGGCAGCCCATGAACATGTCAAGCAAACCGCCCTGTGGTCGGCGAAACTCGAACGAATGGATTCGATTTACATGGATCTCATTGGCGCCGCTCAGCGCAATGCTCTCGGTGGAACGTCAGCGCAGCACGCAACGCCGCGCGGTGCCCCGGGCCCAACATGA